A region from the Cygnus olor isolate bCygOlo1 chromosome 24, bCygOlo1.pri.v2, whole genome shotgun sequence genome encodes:
- the MAGI3 gene encoding LOW QUALITY PROTEIN: membrane-associated guanylate kinase, WW and PDZ domain-containing protein 3 (The sequence of the model RefSeq protein was modified relative to this genomic sequence to represent the inferred CDS: inserted 6 bases in 4 codons; deleted 2 bases in 2 codons): MSKTLRKKRHWLSKVQECVVSWGGAAGPDPELLRGGAERGEFPYLAGRLPPGGEGAPGPALLSGKAPAPGDVLLEVNGTPVSGLTHRDALAVIRHFREPVRLKTVRPGKVINKDLRHYLSLQFQKGSIDHKLQQVIRDNLYLRTIPCTTRAPRDGEVPGVDYNFIPVEQFKALEESGALLESGTYDGNFYGTPKPPAEPSPFQPDPVDQVLFDNDFDTESQRKRTTSVSKMQRMDSSLPEEEEEEEKEAVNGSGGIENKEKHSDSSDWMKPVPSYNQTSSSMDFRNYLSRDETLEPLPKNWEMAYTDTGMIYFIDHNTKTTTWLDPRLCKKAKAPEDCEDGELPYGWEKIEDPQYGTYYVDHINQKTQFENPVLEAKRKKQLGQTDVGPSKSGPEKSLFTRDPSQLTGALIRTSLKKSTMGFGFTIIGGDRPDEFLQVKNVLKDGPAAQDGRIAPGDVIVDINGNCVLGHTHADVVQMFQLVPVNQYVNMTLCRGYPLPDDNEDPVVDIVTATPIINGPPGTKGDVCLTSQDLIPGTVVLDQNGKTGPMLVNGRLNGPSVDTNEQRISVASSGGSQPELVTIPLVKGPKGFGFAIADSPTGQKVKMILDSQWCQGLQKGDVIKEICHQNVQSLTHLQVVEVLKQFPVGTEVPLLILRGGPPSPTKTGRVKDKQDSSGSLEAINDPIPQPMPFPPAAVRSGSPKLDPSEVYLKSKTIYEDKPPNTRDLDVFLRKQESGFGFRVLGGDGPDQPIYIGAIIPLGAAEKDGRLRAADELMCIDGVPVKGKSHKQVLDLMTSAARTGQVLLTVRRKIFFGGEKQPEEEESQPVVTQDGSPRLNRVEFANQQTPEVYDVRLQRKENEGFGFVILTSKNKPPPGVIPHKIGRVIDGSPADQCGKLKVGDRISAVNGQSIVELSHDSIVQLIKDAGHVVTLTVVAEEEHRGPPSGTNSAKQSPAPQHRPLGSAQMNPSSTDRVATEVEAGKEVSNSYRLSWPEHKHLTQPDAGIASVIGSRHSQVQNSGCFPVELERGPRGFGFSLRGGKEYNMGLFILRLAEDGPAVKDGRVHVGDQIVEINGEPXGITHTRAIELIQAGGNKVLLLLRPGTGLIPDHSDWDSYNPSSSTVIYEEQSPLSSSSHSASPSEVCYLPVPGEALMKVQLSEKLEQAKNTVPEKISTLTENQFEMKPLSSPQRTKNRWDLSSSPGFEITKGSLELGTRRDRSASPKKLGAAEGHHHTGLHSPRKGDPEKSYGNLSHKPDSSRKSESKLTEIGMNGSSKKSXSSGNQGRSASPQKHLSKQGNIEVFCKLQEYPDLTGGDKMTVEQLKGGNGKIGVTTKEGKQKSSGKKEGWSPERKYAAFEESNLPFSDSXRNTSKDEKIRKSNSGELSSSRFKTSSLSNIPLLSMEKQRRLDAQETDILNRRHGERHMELPDETKDDGISKSENSSPVXKTPITPGPWRVPSACKVTNTAGVAEKRV, translated from the exons gaaaagtcATCAACAAAGACTTGCGTCACTACTTGAGCCTTCAGTTCCAGAAGGGCTCAATAGACCATAAACTCCAGCAAGTGATCAGAGACAATCTCTACTTGAGAACCATCCCTT GCACTACAAGGGCTCCCAGAGATGGGGAGGTCCCTGGGGTAGACTATAATTTTATTCCTGTTGAGCAGTTCAAAGCACTTGAAGAAAGTGGAGCCTTGCTAGAAAGTGGAACGTATGATG GTAATTTTTATGGTACTCCGAAGcctccagcagagcccagcccctTTCAGCCCGATCCAGTGGACCAAGTTCTTTTCGACAATGACTTTGATACTGaatcacaaaggaaaagaaccaCGTCAGTCAGCAAAATGCAAAGGATGGACAGTTCTCTCcctgaagaggaggaagaggaggaaaaggaagcagttAATGGCAGCGGAGGGATAG aaaacaaagaaaaacattcagattCTTCTGACTGGATGAAACCTGTTCCCAGTTACAACCAGACAAGCAGCTCCATGGACTTCAGAAATTACTTGTCAAGGGATGAGACCCTGGAACCTCTGCCCAAGAACTGGGAGATGGCCTACACCGACACTGGCATGATCTACTTCATCGA TCACAACACCAAGACAACCACGTGGCTTGATCCTCGGCTCTGTAAGAAAGCCAAAGCTCCTGAAGATTGTGAAGATGGAG AACTTCCTTATGgatgggaaaaaatagaagaccCACAATATGGAACGTATTATGTTGA TCATATTAACCAGAAAACTCAGTTTGAAAACCCGGTATtagaagccaaaagaaaaaaacagctaggACAGACTGATGTCGGCCCTTCAAAATCAG GACCAGAGAAGTCTCTCTTCACTAGAGATCCATCCCAGCTTACAGGAGCCCTCATACGGacatcacta aaaaaaagtacaatggGTTTTGGTTTTACAATCATTGGAGGGGACAGGCCTGATGAGTTTCTCCAGGTGAAGAATGTGTTAAAAGACGGACCTGCTGCACAAGATGGGAGAATTGCACCAG GTGATGTCATTGTAGACATAAATGGAAATTGTGTCCTTGGCCATACCCATGCAGATGTTGTCCAGATGTTTCAGCTAGTTCCTGTCAACCAATATGTAAACATGACTTTGTGTCGTGGTTATCCTCTTCCTGACGACAATGAAGACCCTGTTGTAGATATAGTGACAGCTACACCTATTATCAATGGACCACCTGGGACTAAAGGAGATGTTTGTCTGACCAGCCAGGATTTAATACCAGGAACAGTCGTGTTGGACCAGAATGGAAAAACGGGCCCTATGTTGGTCAATGGTCGTCTGAATGGCCCTTCCGTGGATACAAATGAGCAGAGGATCTCTGTTGCATCTTCGGGAGGCTCTCAGCCAGAGCTGGTCACCATTCCTCTAGTCAAAGGTCCTAAAGGCTTTGGGTTTGCCATTGCAGACAGTCCTACAGGGCAGAAggtaaaaatgattttagaCAGCCAGTGGTGCCAAGGACTTCAGAAAGGGGATGTAATCAAGGAGATTTGCCACCAGAACGTACAGAGCTTGACACATCTGCAGGTGGTGGAGGTACTGAAGCAGTTTCCAGTAGGAACAGAGGTGCCGCTGCTTATCTTAAGAGGAg gtcCACCCTCACCTACTAAAACTGGCAGAGTG AAGGATAAGCAGGACAGTTCAGGGAGTTTGGAAGCTATCAACGATCCCATTCCACAACCTATGCCTTTCCCACCCGCTGCTGTAAGATCGGGCTCTCCAAAACTGGACCCTTCAGAAGTCTACCTGAAGTCCAAGACTATATATGAGGACAAAC CTCCAAACACAAGAGATTTGGACGTTTTCCTGCGCAAACAAGAATCAGGCTTCGGTTTCCGGGTGCTTGGAGGGGATGGACCAGACCAGCCT ATCTATATTGGAGCCATAATCCCATtgggagcagcagaaaaagatgGCAGGCTTCGAGCTGCTGAT GAACTGATGTGTATTGATGGAGTCCCTGTTAAAGGGAAGTCACACAAACAAGTTTTGGACTTAATGACCAGTGCTGCACGGACTGGTCAGGTGCTGCTCACAGTCCGGAGGAAGATCTTCTTTGGTG GAGAAAAGCAACCAGAGGAGGAAGAGTCACAGCCTGTCGTGACACAGGATGGTTCTCCCCGACTAAATCGGGTAGAGTTTGCAAACCAGCAGACCCCAGAGGTCTATGATGTCCGTCTGCAACGGAAGGAGAATGAAGGATTTGGCTTTGTCATTCTCAcctcaaaaaacaaacctccTCCTGGTG TGATTCCTCACAAGATTGGCCGTGTTATAGACGGGAGCCCAGCTGATCAGTGCGGGAAGCTGAAAGTGGGAGACCGCATCTCCGCGGTGAACGGTCAGTCCATCGTGGAGCTCTCGCACGACAGCATAGTGCAGCTGATCAAAGATGCAGGCCATGTGGTGACTCTGACCGTCGTTGCTGAGGAAG AACATCGTGGTCCTCCATCGGGAACAAACTCTGCCAAGCAGAGTCCAGCTCCGCAGCACCGACCTCTGGGATCAGCACAGATGAACCCTTCCAGCACAGACAG gGTTGCTACCGAAGTTGAAGCTGGAAAAGAAGTTTCAAATAGTTACAGGCTTTCCTGGCCCGAGCATAAGCACTTGACACAACCGGATGCTGGCATTGCTTCAGTTATTGGTAGTCGTCATTCGCAGGTGCAG AATTCTGGCTGTTTCCCAGTAGAATTGGAGAGAGGCCCTCGAGGGTTTGGGTTCAGTCTTCGAGGAGGAAAGGAATACAACATGGGCTTATTTATCCTTCGACTAGCTGAAGATGGACCAGCTGTCAAAGATGGGAGAGTACAT GTTGGTGACCAAATTGTTGAAATTAATGGAGAACC AGGAATCACACACACACGAGCTATTGAGCTGATTCAGGCTGGAGGAAATAaagttttgctgttgctgagaCCAGGGACTGGCTTGATACCAGATCACA GTGATTGGGATAGTTATAATCCATCTTCATCAACTGTAATATATGAAGAACAGTCACCATTATCTTCATCTTCACATTCTGCTTCCCCATCTGAAGTGTGTTATTTACCAGTACCAGGAGAAGCTTTAATGAAAGTTCAACTGTCTGAGAAACTGGAACAAGCAAAGAACACTGTGCCTGAAAAGATAAGCACTTTAACTGAAAACCAGTTTGAGATGAAGCCTCTGTCTTCTCCCCAGAGAACAAAGAACAGATGGGATCTCTCCTCCAGTCCTGGCTTTGAAATCACAAAAGGTAGTTTGGAATTAGGGACCAGAAGAGACAGATCTGCAAGTCCAAAAAAGTTAGGGGCAGCTGAGGGACACCATCACACAGGTTTGCACAGCCCTAGAAAGGGGGATCCTGAAAAAAGCTACGGCAATCTCTCACATAAACCTGACAGTTCCAGAAAGAGTGAGAGTAAACTCACAGAAATAGGGATGAACGGTAGTAGCAAAAAGA GTTCCAGTGGAAATCAAGGCAGGTCTGCCAGTCCTCAAAAGCATCTCAGTAAGCAAGGAAACATAGAAGTGTTCTGCAAGTTACAAGAATATCCTGACTTAACTGGCGGTGATAAGATGACTGTTGAGCAACTGAAAGGTGGAAATGGTAAAATAGGAGTCACAACGAAAGAAGGGAAGCAGAAGAGttctggaaagaaggaagggtgGTCTCCAGAGAGAAAATATGCAGCATTTGAGGAGAGCAACCTTCCATTCAGTGACTC AAGAAACACAtccaaagatgaaaaaataaggaagtcAAACTCTGGAGAACTGAGTTCCAGCAGATTCAAAACTTCAAGTCTTTCCAATATTCCGCTGCTTTCCATGGAGAAACAAAGAAGGCTAGACGCACAGGAGACTGATATTCTGAACAGACGGCATGGAGAGCGACACATGGAGCTGCCTGATGAAACCAAAGATGATGGAATTTCCAAATCTGAAAATAGTTCTCCGG CAAAAACACCAATAACTCCTGGACCTTGGAGGGTACCAAGTGCATGTAAAGTCACCAATACAGCAGGTGTGGCTGAAAAACGGGTTTGA